The region TCGAATCGATTCTCACCGGATACCGAATAGATATGGTGGGTAATGTCGTCTTGGTTACTAAACTTAATTGGCTGACCTTTTTGCATGACGCTCAAGTAAGGAGCGAATTTTTTGCCTTTTTGGTCAATAACAAGCGATTGGTCATTTATCGGTAAGCCGTCAATACCTGACGTAGGCGCAAGATAAACAACGATATTATCTTGCGGTTGCCCTTGGTGATTAAATACTTGTGTGCTAAATCTCTCAGCCCACGCACCGGATGAAGCTAGGATGCCGGAGAGTAGTAATACTAATTTATTCAATTCAAATTCCACTATGTTGTTTAGCGACTGCACAGAATTGCTCATACTGTTGGTCTGCTGTTTGGGTTGTCGTTAGAACACCCACTCAAACACGCCAACACTATAACAGTTTATTTAGTCACTAGCAGTTAAACCTTAGATGTAATATGAGCGGATAATCAAGAAAAAACTTCTAAAATTTAATCAATTAACCAAAACTTTATATACAGATCAAAAGTCAAATTGCGCAGACAAGCTTTGTCTTGGCTTTAAAAAGCATAGTGAACAATACGTCTTCTTCATACCACATAAAAAGGGAGCATCTCTGCTCCCTTATCACTTTAGCTTTTCTATCAAGTAATCACTTGAGAACGTTAAAACTCCATGGCAAAACGAGCATAAAGCTGACGACCTCTTGGATCGTGTACTTTTGAATCAAAGCCTGAGTTAGTGAATACCTGAGGAGGCTCTTCATCTGTTATGTTTGTTCCCCCTATTGTTAAAACATAACTGGTATCTGTGTCATAAATCGAGCCTAAGTCGACATTGTATTGGAAATCGACCGTGACATGGCTATCAATTTGCTTAAAGCCAACCGTGCATTGTTCATCAAATTCATTACCATCAGCACAGTTTTGGTCATCATCATAGCTATCTATGTAGCGGACAAACATGTTAGCTGAATGGTTTTCTACCGCCCAGTTAAGCCCAAAGTTAACTCTTAACTCAGGCGTTGAAACACCTATGTTGTTAAAGTTTCTCAACCCTACGCCATCGATGTCACCAGCTTGTGGATCTGTTAGGTCGTAATCAACAATATAGGTCGCATTGATACTCGGCGTAATTTGACCAAACTCAGTATCAATTCGATAGCTACTCACCAAATCCAAGCCTGCTGTTTCCAGTGAGTTAGCATTTACATAGGTTGTATTTACTCGCAGTATTGGCCCGTTTAATGGATCACCCGCTCGAACCACACGTTCGGTATCTTGCGGGCTAGCATTAAGGATTGCTTGAAAGCTTTCTTGAATAATGAGATCTTCAAACTCAAAGCTCCAGTAATCCAATTCAATTGAAAAATCGTCAACTGGCTCTAACGAGAAGCCCAAATTGTAAGCAGTAGATTCTTCAGGAACTAAACCTTCGTTACCGCTTGCTCTAACGCCAGCAAAGGCTGTTGAACCGGTGAGTGGATCTACTAATTCATTTAATGATGTAGCCCCACCGTCCCTTTGGAAAATCGATGGTGCTCGGAATGAAGTAGACACTGAACCACGTAGTGAGAAACTTTCATTAACGCGCCATGAGGCTGCAAATTTAGGATCAACCGTATCACCAGTTGTTCCACCGTAGTCTTCATAGCGCACCGCGAGTTGTACATCCAAATCTTCTGTAAGAGGCAATGCAACTTCAGCAAACGCCGCCCAAGTATCTTGGTCACCTTCAATATCGGCATTACCAATAACAAACGAGAATCGGTCCTGATTTGATAGGGCATCATAATCTTGAGTGAGGTCTTGATAGCGGTATTGAATGCCAAATGCAATACCAGCAGTCCCAGCATCCATGTCAAACAAATCCATTGAAACCAGCGCTTCTGCAACTTGCAAATTAGACTCAGAATCAATTTGCTGCTGAGCCGTAAAAGAATTAATTACATTTTGTGAGTTCGGTGAGGAAGTGTATGAGGTCGCGAATGGGTTAAAATATTCACAAGCACCAACACCTGGGCTACCCGTGAATGGATCACACCCTTGGCCACCAAAGCCATTAAGCGCATTTTGAAACTCTTGCGCTAGGGTATCATTAACCGTAAATAAGAAGTCGTTACGCGCTGCAGTATAACTTAGCTCCCAAAAACCATCTTCTAATTCACCAGTCAGTGTTGTGTTAATACGTGCAGTATCAGATTCGGTATTGGCAGGATCTCCTGGCGCACCAAAGCCAATAGCACGGCCAAAAAAGGATACTGGAATATTAAATATATTATTTGGATGATCCGCTGGCACGGTTGGGAAGGTTAAAATAGGGAATGAAGGTGAACCGCCGCGCTCTGCTCTGTTGCGCGCATAGCTTACTTCTGTCGTCCATTTTATATCGTCAGAAAAATCTTTTGTTGCCTTGAAGTATGACGACACACGAGATTCATCAGCTACATATGAATAGGTTCTAACAAAGTCAAAACCACAGAAGCCTACATCCAGTCCTGGTACAGTTCCAGCAGGGCGTATAATCTGAGGAAAACCACCAAACTCAGCACAGCCTGTTGGATCAATAATCGGTGCAGGCCCGATAAAGAATGAACCTGGGTTACCCAAGGCACTAACATCATCTTCAATTCGGCTTAGCCTGCGATCGCTAACAAACATAGGTGAGCGGTTAGTATAACTTACCGCAGCCATTAAGCTGCTATCGTCATTAACAGTGCCCCATAAACCTTGTATCACATACTCTTTGTTATCGCCGTATTTACCATCTTGATATTCAGCCGTAACTTTGACACCTTCATAGTCATTTTTGGTAATAAAGTTCACTACACCTGCAACCGCGTCAGAGCCATACAGTGCTGACGCACCATCTTTAACGATTTCCATACGACCAATCGCAATCATAGGCACAAGCGAACTCGTATCAACAAAGTTCACCCCCCCATTATTAGGCTGGGCGGTAACCACCTGTCGCTTGTTATTCAACAGTACTAAGGTTGATGCGACGCCAAGCCCCCTTAGGTTGATATTTGAGGTACCTGCTGTTGCGTTTTGCGTAAACGCGTCAGGGTTGTTCTCTGCTCCAGTATTGATGGTCAAGGTTTGAGTGATATCACTAATATTTTTCGCCCCTAACGCGTCGATCGCAACGCTATCGACAACCGCCAAGGGAGAAGGTGATTCGAAGTTTTCGCTACGGCGAACGAAACTACCAGTCACAACAATAAGTTCAACTTCTTGTTCTTCGGCACTCGTTTCTTGTTGAGCAAAGACTATTGGGTTTGGCAACAGGGTTGCGGCCACTATTGCACTAATAGCGCTTATTCGTGTTTTTAGTTCCATGTAGACACCTGTATGTTGTTGTTATAATGAGCCATGGCGTCTTGTTTTGTCATATTAATAATTAAAAACGCACAGCTACTCAAAATATAGACAGCCGCACTAGATTGTTCAATCTTCAACCTCCTTTAAAAACAGATAGATAGGTTATTTATTTGAAGTATTTATTCTATTTTTAGCATGCCAACAACCTCAGTTTAAATGTGTCAAAAAATGTCCAATGATGAGCACATTTACGCGACTTCATGCTAAACCGTTGAACAACAAAGAGGAGCTTTTGCTCGAAAAAGCTTTCTACAGCCACATTTTTTTCTTAATGCAGAAAGCAAGAGACCAGTAAAAATCAGCGAAAACATAATCACTGTTTATTTTAATTATTCACAAAATACATCCACAAATTAACAGCCAAGTCTAAAGTGACCTAACGGGAAAAATAGATTTCTTAATTGTAGCGCTACTCTAAATTAGTAGAGCGAATTCACTGATATAAATATCTTTAATATTCAAAGACTTCTACAGGGTAGATTAAACGAGGTAAGAGTTAAGTTTGAACAACTTGAGTACTATTGAGCAGAAGGAAAAAACTGAAAGTTAACATTGGAATTGGCAGAAATGGACAAAAGCCGAGTGTCAATTACGCAGTCATGCTTTGCATCAATTGACACTGAGCTATTCACACTCGGCTATTGGAGCAAGATGGATTTAGCTTTTTTCCGGTAAAGTTACATTGAGTTCCAATACCGCTAAATCATCATCTTTTTGTTCAAGTTGTACTGACACCTGATCAGAGTTAATGCTAGGTACATACTTGCTGATCACCTCAATGATGTCACGCTTCATCTGTGGCAAATAATCAGGCCCTGAACGCGCATTGCGCTCATGCGCAACGATAATTTGTAATCGCTCTTTGGCTAGCGACGCAGAGGTTTTCTTCGAAGAACGAAAATAATCTAATAATGCCATCACTTAGCTCCCAAATAAGCGGTTTAATAATCCCTTCTTTTTCGCCGTTAAAAAGCGAAAATCAACTTTTTCACCCAATAGTCGCTCAACGGCATCGATATAAGCTTGGCCAGCATCGCTTTGCTCATCCAAAATCACCGGCTGTCCAGCATTTGACGCACTTAATACAGCTTTTGATTCAGGGATAACACCGATTAACTCAATCGCTAAAATCTCTTTGACATCTTCAACGCTCAGCATTTCGCCCATATCAACGCGCTCTGGGTTATAGCGCGTCAATAACAAATGCTCAGGAATACTGCTACCTTGCTCTGCATGACGAGACTTGCTTTGCAAAATACCTAAAATACGATCAGAATCACGTACCGATGATACCTCTGGATTGGTGACCACAATCGCTTCATCAGCAAAATAAAGTGCCATTTGTGCCCCAGCTTCAATACCCGCTGGCGAATCACATAAAATGTAGTCGAAGTCTTTACTTAAATCGTCAAGCACCTTGCCAACGCCTTCTTTAGTCAAGGCATCCTTATCACGGGTTTGTGAAGCGGGCAGAATGTATAAATTCTCTACTCGCTTATCTTTGATCAGTGCTTGATTTAAGTTTGCTTCACCATTGATCACATTGACGAAGTCGTACACCACTCGGCGCTCGACCCCCATGATCAGATCTAGGTTACGCAAACCAATATCGAAATCGAGAATAACGGTTTTTTTACCTTTTAACGCCAACCCCGTGCCAATTGCCGCACTTGACGTAGTTTTGCCAACACCACCTTTACCCGATGTCACTACAATAATTTTTGCCATACAGCTCTTCCTTTATTTTAAATCTTCTACGGTTAACTGATCATCTACCAACCTAACGCTGGCGGCCTGTGCCCAAGCTTTATCCTGCAACGAATCACTCAACCAATAATTGCCGTTAATCGAAACCAGCTCTGCTTGTAAATTGCTACAATAAATACGAGCGCTGGTGTCACCTTTTGCCCCCGCAATGGCGCGGCCGCGTAAAGTGCCATAAATATGAATATTGCCATCCGCTATCACTTCAGCCCCAGCACTAACTTGCCCTTTGATGATAAGGTCAGTATCTTTTGCGTATATTTGCTGGCCAGAGCGAATGGTATGTTCGACGACTTTAGCCGGCTGAAAAACTGGCTTTTCTACTAATTTTTCAACCGTTCTTTCAACGACTTTCTCGATAACTTGATCTGGTTTATTTGTCGCTGTTGGCTTAGTTGAGCTGACTTTATCTTGGCTATGAGCAACGACCGCAAGCCCAGCCTCTTTGGCCACCGCTTTTTGTGCTTTATTACCACCGCTAATACCAACAAAAATAAAGTCATGGCGCTCTACCACCGCCTTGATAGCCGTGAAATCAATATCGATGTCTACCAAGGCAGATATATTGATAATTAGTGGGGCGCGATGGAAAAATCCTGGGGCTTGCTCAACCTTGGCTTTTAGCCAAGCAGACAATTTATTCAAATCGTACTCTGTCATCTGCAGAGCAGACAGCGTAAACAAACTCCCTTTGAGTTCAAACTCAGCTTGCGACATAAACTAGAAAACTCCAAAACCACTCAACCAGATGTCAACACTGATCAGAACGAAACTCCCATAACTGGGATTGATGATGAAATGGTATAGCCACCGATCGTCGATAGCAAGTAGAAATAACGCTTTCAGGCCGATTGGTTATTAAGTAAAAGGTTTTAGCATCCACTTTGTAGGCTTTTGATTGCTATGCTGTTGGCAGGCCTTGGAGTTAAGGGCTATTTTCACACCAAGCATCACTATTAGCGCCTCTAGCGCCAAAAAGAAAAAGGGTAATAACATTGCTGCTATTACCCTTTTGTAATGCTTAGAAGATTAAATTAAGAACTAATGATTTTCCGACACCATATTGACTGTGTACTTGGGAATTTCCACGACTAAGTCTTCATCTTTAATAATCGCTTGGCAACCTAAGCGAGATTCAGGCTCTAAGCCCCAAGCTTTGTCGAGCATATCGTCTTCTAGCTCATCTGATTCATCCAGTGAATCGAAACCTTCACGGATGATGACGTGACACGTTGTACAGGCGCAGACTTTTTCACAGGCGTGTTCAATGCCAATGTCGTTTTTAAGGGCAACGTTTAATACGCTCTCGCCCTGCTCTGCTTCAACAACTGCGCCGTCTGGGCAAAGTTCTTCGTGTGGTAAGAAAATAATTTGTGGCATGCTTTTACACCTTATCTACCGATTGGCCGGCCAGCGCAACGCGTATTGATGAGTCCATACGCTTTTCGGCAAAGCTTGCCGTTACCTGGTTAACCACTTCAATTTGTTGTTCAATATCGTCAGTTGCCGTTGTTTTTGCGACCGCTTCTAACGTCGTTAACGCCGCTTCAATTTTTTCAATTTCTTCAGCATTTAAAAGTTGTTTATCGGCATCGAGTGCCGCTCGCACTGATTCCAATACTCGCGCCGCTTCAACTTGTTGCTCTTTGAGCATACGCGCTTGCATATCTTGCTTGGCATTGGTCATCGAGTCTTTGATCATATTGGCGATTTGATTTTCTTCAAGGCCAAATGATGGTTTAACTTCAATACTGGCTTCCACACCGGTTGATTTTTCCATGGCGCTAACCTCTAACAGGCCATCAGCATCCACTTTAAAAGTTACGCGAATATGGGCAGCGCCAGCCGCCATTGCGGGAATACCGCGAAGTTCAAAGCGCGCTAATGAGCGACATGCATCCACTAGCTCACGCTCACCTTGTAGTACGTGAATCGACATCGCCGTTTGGCCGTCTTTAAACGTGGTAAATTCTTGCGCCTTAGCGACAGGAATGGTGGTGTTACGTTGAATCACCTTTTCTACTAACCCGCCCATGGTTTCTAAACCTAGCGATAATGGAATGACATCGAGCAGTAGCATATCGCTGTCAGGCTTATTGCCAGCCAAGATATCCGCTTGAATTGCCGCGCCAATTGCGACCACTTTATCAGGATCAATTGACGTTAGCGGCTGTTGACCGAAAAACTTTGCAACTTCACTGCGCACCAGCGGTACGCGCGTTGAGCCACCGACCATGACCACTTCAATCACCTCATCGGTTGCAACATCGGCATCTTTTAGAGCGCGGCGACAGGCGCGAAGCGTTTGATTAACTAGCTTGGCAATCAATGAGTCAAAGGTTGTTTTGGTTAGTTCATGTTGCCAAGACTCACCATTTTCTAGCGCTAAGGTCACCGTGTGTTGCTCAGCGTTAGACAGGGCTTCTTTAGCTAAACACGCTTGCTGGTTAATTCGGCGCTCCATTGAAGCTGAAAGCGGGCGCTCAAGGCCAGCTTGCGCCACTAAGTAGTCAGCCACGGCGATATCAAAGTCATCACCACCTAAGGCTGAATCACCACCGGTTGCGAGCACTTCAAAGACACCTTTGTTCAAGCGAAGGATCGATATATCGAACGTACCGCCACCTAGGTCATAAACAGCAATCACGCCTTCTTTGCCCGAGTCTAAACCGTAAGCGACAGCAGCAGCGGTTGGCTCGTTAAGTAAGCGCAGTACATTCAAGCCAGCTAATTTTGCTGCATCTTTGGTACTTTGACGTTGGGCATCATCGAAGTACGCAGGTACTGTGATCACCGCCCCTACTAGCTCACCACCTAGCGCTGATTCTGCGCGCTCGCGCAGTTTAGTTAAGACTTCACCAGACACTTGCACGGGATTAATTTGCCCTTGGCGAGTGATTAATTCTGGGTGGTTTTCATCGCCACCGAATTCGTATGGCAAGGTTGGATATTTACTTTGAATATCGGCAAGTGAGCGGCCAATTAAACGCTTGGCAGACACTATCGTATTTTGCGGGTCAACTACGGCGAATTCTTTTGCCGCGTAACCCACCAAAATTTGATCCGCTTGATAACTAACAATAGACGGTAAAATATCTTGGCCGTTTTCATCTTTCAACGTTGTACTTTCACCACTTTGCACACTGGCAACTAGGGAATTGGTGGTGCCTAAGTCAATACCTACGGCAAGGCGGTGTTCATGAGGGACAGTACTTTGACCGGGTTCTGCGATTTGTAATAACGCCATGGCAGTCTCTAATTTCGATATTCTTAATTAATTTGATGGTTTGGCTGGGCTTACGTCTACTCTTGAGAAATTACATTTGCCTTACTCAAGCTATCAAGAGTAGACATAAGCCTAACCAAATTTACGTATTACGCTGATTTACGTTAAAGGTGCTTCGTTTTCAATCAGCTATTTTCTAGCTTTCGAACAATGAATCTTCCAAACGATCGAGTTCAACGTTTAATTTGTGATAGAACTTGAGCTTGCGTAAAATTTCACTTGCCTCTTGGTTAGCGTCAGCGGTTTGCGCAGCCAACTTAACCTGCATCGCTTTGTATAGCTCAGTAAATTCAGTTTCAAGCACCTGATTCGTTTCAAAAATAGCGGCATCAATATCATCGGCAAATTTCACTTCCGCGAGCATTTCTCGTAGCTCCATTTGGCGCATCAAAAACAAGTTGTCTTTGAACGATGCCTGTTCGTTAGGCATATCAGTACCGCGCAACGTCAGCATATATTCGGCACGCTTTAAGGGGGTTTTCAGGGTTTGGTAGGCGTCATTGATAAGCGACGATTTTTGCACTGCTAGCAGTTGTTCTTGGCTAGAGGCATGAGCGAAGCGGTCAGGGTGAACGCTTCGCTGCAGTTGTTGATAAACTTGCGTTAAGTGAGAGGTATCAATGTTGAATTTCTCGTCAAGCGCAAACAATTCAAAGTAATTCAAAACAACTCCACTTATGTCTTACAAATTACAATCTAATAAACTAAAGATGCTCAGTTAAGTAACCATAGTTAACCTTGGCAAGGTTAAACGTTAAAGCTCTCACCGCAACCACATTCGCCTTTGGCATTCGGGTTGGTGAATTTGAAGCCTTCGTTTAGCCCTTCTTTAACAAAGTCCAACTCAACGCCTTGAAGATGTATTAAGCTTTTGCCATCGATAATGATGTTGACATCATCAATCGCATATAGCTCGTCGTCTTCGTTAAGCTCATCAACAAATTCTAACACGTAGGCAAGACCAGAGCAGCCAGTAGTTTTAATACCTAAACGCAAGCCAAGGCCTTTACCTCGATTGGCTAGAAAAGATCTAACGCGATCTGCTGCTGCTGTTGTCATGGTTACTGCCATAAATACCTCTAAGCTGTATGCCTTGTTTTCTGAATGTCTTGCCTAATGGCTTTGTGTTAGCCTGCTAAGCGCTACTAGTTAGACTGTTTAGTCTGGTAGTCTTCAAGCGCTGCTTTAATTGCGTCTTCCGCTAAGATAGAGCAGTGAATTTTCACCGGCGGTAATGCCAGTTCTTCAGCAATCGCGGTGTTTTTAATCTCTGCTGCTTCCTCAATGCTCTTGCCTTTTACCCACTCTGTTACCAGTGAGCTTGAAGCGATTGCCGAGCCACAACCGTAGGTTTTGAATTTTGCGTCTTCAATAATACCTGCATCAGATATTTTTAGTTGCAGCTTCATGACGTCGCCACAAGCTGGTGCACCAACCATACCGGTCGCTACTTGTGGGTCGTTTTTGTCTAGAGAGCCAACGTTACGCGGGTTCTCGTAATGATCGATTACTTTTTCACTGTATGCCATTATTCTTTACTCCTAGCTGTCAGCGCTTAGTGCGCTACCCACTCAACTGATTCTAAATCGATACCGTCTTGGAACATTTCCCATAACGGCGACATTTCACGTAGGTGACCAATTGCGTTTTGAATTAATTCAATTGCGTAATCCACTTCTTCTTCCGTTGTGAAACGGCCGAAACTAAAGCGAATTGAGCTGTGTGCTAGCTCGTCGTTCAAACCTAACGCACGTAATACATACGAAGGTTCTAAGCTTGCAGATGTACAAGCAGAGCCACTTGATACCGCTAAGTCTTTCAGCGCCATGATTAACGACTCACCTTCAACAAAGTTGAAGCTAACGTTTAAGTTACCTGGGTAACGTTTGTCAAAGTCGCCATTAACGAATACTTGTTCCATGTCTTTGATGCCAGCCCATAAGCGATCACGCATTTTAGTCACGTGCTCTAGGTCTTGCGCCATTTCTTCTTTGGCAATGCGGAAGGCTTCACCCATACCCACGATTTGGTGTGTCGGTAAAGTACCACTGCGCATACCGCGCTCATGACCACCACCGTGAATTTGTGACTCTAAACGAATACGCGGCTTACGACGCACGTACAGCGCACCAATACCTTTCGGGCCATAAATTTTGTGGGCTGAGAATGACATCAAGTCAACTTTTAAGTTCTGCATGTCAATTGGCAGCTTACCAGCACTTTGCGCGGCATCTACGTGGAACACGATTTTACGTGCACGACACATTTCACCAATTTCTTGAATGTCTTGAACCACACCAATCTCGTTATTGATGTGCATGATAGAAACAAGCACAGTATCTTCGCGCATCGCTGCTGCTAGCTTGTTTAAGTCAATTAAACCGTTTGCTTCTGGGTCTAAGTAAGTGACCTCATAGCCGTGACGCTCCAGTTCACGGGTGGTGTCGAGTACCGCTTTGTGCTCTGTTTTACAGGTAATAATGTGCTTACCTTTTTTGCTGTAGAACTGCGCCGCGCCTTTGATTGCAAGGTTGTTTGATTCAGTAGCACCTGAAGTGAATACGATTTCACGCGCGTCAGCATTAATTAAGTCAGCGATTTGGTTACGTGCAATATCAACAGCTTCTTCTGCCTGCCAACCAAATTTGTGCGAGCGTGACGCTGGGTTACCATAATGGCCATCCGTTGTAAGGTACGCCATCATTTTCTCGGCGACGCGTTTGTCTACTGGTGTAGTAGCTGAATAGTCAAAATAAATCGGTAATTTCATGGATTCGTATTCTCCAATATGAATAACAGCTGGTGATTACCAGTCGTTTACTATCTTCTGGGTTGCAATCAAGGTTTCGAGTCCACTGTCAGCTGTGCTTTGCTGATCTTTGTCCTGACGCTGTGAAACCGATTTTACATCTCTCTGTTCGACGAGCTCTGCCAAAGAAATGTTTTGTAAAAACTCTTCAATTCGCTTGCTTAGGTCTGACCAAAGCGTGTGCGTTAAACACTGATTTCCGCCTTGGCAATTACCTTGCCCCATACATTTAGTGGCATCTACGCTTTCATCAACAGCGCTGATCACATCAGCAACCGCGATTTGCGCCGAACACTTTCCTAAGCGATAACCACCACCCGGGCCACGAACACTGGTGACTAAACCGTGTTTGCGCAAGCGCGAAAATAATTGTTCTAGGTAAGAAAGAGATATCCCTTGTCTTTCAGAAATATCAGCCAGAGGCACAGGACCAGAGGCAGCGTGAATCGCTACATCTAACATCGCTGTTACGGCATAACGCCCTTTGGAAGTTAATTTCATAGTGTGCCCTAGTTAATTTGCCGCGCAATTTTACATAACCTAGTAAATTAGTCAAACAAATACCTGAGTAATTTACTCAAGTATTTTAGATTCTAGTGTGGAATTGAGTCAAGAAATACTTGAGCATTTTACTCAAGTATTTTACAAAGAAAGATTAAGTAGCTGATTAACTTTCGGTTTTTAACCGAAAATTGTTGAATATAGTTAGCCAAATAACCTGCAGTGTCGTGTTAACGCTAAATTTTAGGGTCAAAAGATTCTACGGTTTTCATCCGGCGAGCTGCTGCTTTTTGCTCGTCTTCAACAAATTCGCCAATGCGTAACTCAGGTAGTTCTTTATCACAAACATTGCCACCCAAGTTATTCACCTCTTTGCATAAATCACCGACTTTGTTATCCATTAGGTGAATGTGATCAAGCAAACGACCTATCGCTTTAGCTACGGGATCTGGGTTGTCTTCTGACACCGCATAGGCGTCGAAACCATACTTTTTCGCCACTTCGTCGCGAGCACCATTATGCTGTTTTTTGCCATTGGTGTTAACAATCTTGCCCGGTATCCCGACAGCTGTTGAGTTAGCAGGCACATCTTTGACGACCACAGAGTTTGAGCCTACTTTACCGCCATCACCAATGGTAATAGGGCCTAGCACTTTAGCACCTGCGCCAATGACCACATTATTACCTAGCGTGGGGTGGCGCTTGCCTTCTTTCCAGCTGGTTCCCCCTAAGGTAACGCCTTGGTAAAGGGTAACGTCATCACCAATTTCAGCGGTACCGCCGATCACAATACCCATGCCATGATCGATGAAAAAGCGACGGCCAATCGTCGCCCCCGGATGAATTTCAATGCCCGTTAACCAACGTGAAAAGGTTGAAATACTGCGCGCTAACCACTTCCAGTCACGCTTCCAAAGCTTATGCGAAACACGGTGAAACCAAACGGCATGTAAACCTGGGTAATTGGTCAGCACCTCGAAACTGTTACGCGC is a window of Thalassotalea euphylliae DNA encoding:
- a CDS encoding TonB-dependent receptor plug domain-containing protein; its protein translation is MELKTRISAISAIVAATLLPNPIVFAQQETSAEEQEVELIVVTGSFVRRSENFESPSPLAVVDSVAIDALGAKNISDITQTLTINTGAENNPDAFTQNATAGTSNINLRGLGVASTLVLLNNKRQVVTAQPNNGGVNFVDTSSLVPMIAIGRMEIVKDGASALYGSDAVAGVVNFITKNDYEGVKVTAEYQDGKYGDNKEYVIQGLWGTVNDDSSLMAAVSYTNRSPMFVSDRRLSRIEDDVSALGNPGSFFIGPAPIIDPTGCAEFGGFPQIIRPAGTVPGLDVGFCGFDFVRTYSYVADESRVSSYFKATKDFSDDIKWTTEVSYARNRAERGGSPSFPILTFPTVPADHPNNIFNIPVSFFGRAIGFGAPGDPANTESDTARINTTLTGELEDGFWELSYTAARNDFLFTVNDTLAQEFQNALNGFGGQGCDPFTGSPGVGACEYFNPFATSYTSSPNSQNVINSFTAQQQIDSESNLQVAEALVSMDLFDMDAGTAGIAFGIQYRYQDLTQDYDALSNQDRFSFVIGNADIEGDQDTWAAFAEVALPLTEDLDVQLAVRYEDYGGTTGDTVDPKFAASWRVNESFSLRGSVSTSFRAPSIFQRDGGATSLNELVDPLTGSTAFAGVRASGNEGLVPEESTAYNLGFSLEPVDDFSIELDYWSFEFEDLIIQESFQAILNASPQDTERVVRAGDPLNGPILRVNTTYVNANSLETAGLDLVSSYRIDTEFGQITPSINATYIVDYDLTDPQAGDIDGVGLRNFNNIGVSTPELRVNFGLNWAVENHSANMFVRYIDSYDDDQNCADGNEFDEQCTVGFKQIDSHVTVDFQYNVDLGSIYDTDTSYVLTIGGTNITDEEPPQVFTNSGFDSKVHDPRGRQLYARFAMEF
- the minC gene encoding septum site-determining protein MinC, yielding MSQAEFELKGSLFTLSALQMTEYDLNKLSAWLKAKVEQAPGFFHRAPLIINISALVDIDIDFTAIKAVVERHDFIFVGISGGNKAQKAVAKEAGLAVVAHSQDKVSSTKPTATNKPDQVIEKVVERTVEKLVEKPVFQPAKVVEHTIRSGQQIYAKDTDLIIKGQVSAGAEVIADGNIHIYGTLRGRAIAGAKGDTSARIYCSNLQAELVSINGNYWLSDSLQDKAWAQAASVRLVDDQLTVEDLK
- the hscB gene encoding co-chaperone HscB; amino-acid sequence: MNYFELFALDEKFNIDTSHLTQVYQQLQRSVHPDRFAHASSQEQLLAVQKSSLINDAYQTLKTPLKRAEYMLTLRGTDMPNEQASFKDNLFLMRQMELREMLAEVKFADDIDAAIFETNQVLETEFTELYKAMQVKLAAQTADANQEASEILRKLKFYHKLNVELDRLEDSLFES
- the iscA gene encoding iron-sulfur cluster assembly protein IscA, giving the protein MAVTMTTAAADRVRSFLANRGKGLGLRLGIKTTGCSGLAYVLEFVDELNEDDELYAIDDVNIIIDGKSLIHLQGVELDFVKEGLNEGFKFTNPNAKGECGCGESFNV
- the hscA gene encoding Fe-S protein assembly chaperone HscA; this encodes MALLQIAEPGQSTVPHEHRLAVGIDLGTTNSLVASVQSGESTTLKDENGQDILPSIVSYQADQILVGYAAKEFAVVDPQNTIVSAKRLIGRSLADIQSKYPTLPYEFGGDENHPELITRQGQINPVQVSGEVLTKLRERAESALGGELVGAVITVPAYFDDAQRQSTKDAAKLAGLNVLRLLNEPTAAAVAYGLDSGKEGVIAVYDLGGGTFDISILRLNKGVFEVLATGGDSALGGDDFDIAVADYLVAQAGLERPLSASMERRINQQACLAKEALSNAEQHTVTLALENGESWQHELTKTTFDSLIAKLVNQTLRACRRALKDADVATDEVIEVVMVGGSTRVPLVRSEVAKFFGQQPLTSIDPDKVVAIGAAIQADILAGNKPDSDMLLLDVIPLSLGLETMGGLVEKVIQRNTTIPVAKAQEFTTFKDGQTAMSIHVLQGERELVDACRSLARFELRGIPAMAAGAAHIRVTFKVDADGLLEVSAMEKSTGVEASIEVKPSFGLEENQIANMIKDSMTNAKQDMQARMLKEQQVEAARVLESVRAALDADKQLLNAEEIEKIEAALTTLEAVAKTTATDDIEQQIEVVNQVTASFAEKRMDSSIRVALAGQSVDKV
- the minD gene encoding septum site-determining protein MinD translates to MAKIIVVTSGKGGVGKTTSSAAIGTGLALKGKKTVILDFDIGLRNLDLIMGVERRVVYDFVNVINGEANLNQALIKDKRVENLYILPASQTRDKDALTKEGVGKVLDDLSKDFDYILCDSPAGIEAGAQMALYFADEAIVVTNPEVSSVRDSDRILGILQSKSRHAEQGSSIPEHLLLTRYNPERVDMGEMLSVEDVKEILAIELIGVIPESKAVLSASNAGQPVILDEQSDAGQAYIDAVERLLGEKVDFRFLTAKKKGLLNRLFGS
- the iscU gene encoding Fe-S cluster assembly scaffold IscU — translated: MAYSEKVIDHYENPRNVGSLDKNDPQVATGMVGAPACGDVMKLQLKISDAGIIEDAKFKTYGCGSAIASSSLVTEWVKGKSIEEAAEIKNTAIAEELALPPVKIHCSILAEDAIKAALEDYQTKQSN
- the minE gene encoding cell division topological specificity factor MinE, producing the protein MALLDYFRSSKKTSASLAKERLQIIVAHERNARSGPDYLPQMKRDIIEVISKYVPSINSDQVSVQLEQKDDDLAVLELNVTLPEKS
- the fdx gene encoding ISC system 2Fe-2S type ferredoxin — encoded protein: MPQIIFLPHEELCPDGAVVEAEQGESVLNVALKNDIGIEHACEKVCACTTCHVIIREGFDSLDESDELEDDMLDKAWGLEPESRLGCQAIIKDEDLVVEIPKYTVNMVSENH